A stretch of Triticum aestivum cultivar Chinese Spring chromosome 1D, IWGSC CS RefSeq v2.1, whole genome shotgun sequence DNA encodes these proteins:
- the LOC123183310 gene encoding uncharacterized protein — protein MADKLRELTHRFRAARADGRLRLPWDWEKPMPYRVFYSPSKGCITVTDPYPASRDPNEGNRHRDKPPMSTRVRRGLQAIDQWLELPDLARKVLIKGGKIVGTGVTAVGVCRIGYFEFKWLREQDGSEPVRDGYEHARASVLSYIQGQPCQDPSATFIQSIKDLCNPFYSYKKPANEEPTKSPTKKPVEGKSTRDIEETAAAAKAKRFSEFQRQKLDRLEHSKRKGDKDKDKEKSQSKGSAAGQGPEAAPKK, from the exons ATGGCGGACAAGCTTCGTGAGCTCACTCACAGGTTCCGGGCCGCGCGGGCCGACGGCAGGCTTCGGCTCCCCTGGGACTGGGAGAAGCCGATGCCGTACCGGGTGTTCTACTCGCCAAGTAAAGGG TGCATCACCGTAACAGATCCCTATCCGGCCAGCCGAGACCCCAACGAAGGCAACCGGCACAGGGACAAGCCACCAATGTCAACGCGCGTGAGGCGGGGACTCCAG GCTATTGACCAATGGCTTGAGCTACCAGACCTGGCCCGCAAGGTGCTTATCAAGGGCGGTAAGATTGTGGGCACTGGGGTGACAGCAGTTGGTGTCTGCCGCATCGGCTACTTTGAGTTCAAGTGGCTCAGGGAGCAGGATGGCTCTGAACCTGTCAGGGATGGGTATGAACATGCAAGGGCAAGTGTCCTTTCCTACATCCAGGGGCAGCCGTGCCAAGACCCCAGCGCCACGTTTATCCAGAGCATCAAGGACCTCTGCAACCCATTCTACAGCTACAAGAAGCCCGCCAATGAGGAACCCACCAAGAGCCCGACCAAGAAGCCTGTGGAGGGGAAGAGCACCAGGGATATAGAGGagacggcagcagcagcaaaggccAAGAGGTTCTCTGAGTTCCAGAGGCAGAAGTTGGACCGTCTCGAACATTCCAAGAGGAAAGGTgacaaggacaaggacaaggaGAAGAGTCAGAGCAAGGGCAGTGCTGCTGGGCAGGGCCCTGAAGCGGCGCCGAAGAAGTAG